In Marinicauda algicola, one DNA window encodes the following:
- a CDS encoding DUF736 domain-containing protein, which yields MAQIGTFTLKEGSYTGTIRTMTINVKAQLVPNSDKASDGAPDFRLYAGGAELGAAWRQESKDGETPYLAVKLDDPSFASPMRAAFFENEKDGTGVMVWNRAKTV from the coding sequence ATGGCACAGATCGGAACATTCACCCTGAAGGAAGGCAGCTATACCGGCACCATCCGCACCATGACCATCAATGTCAAAGCCCAGCTTGTTCCCAACAGTGACAAGGCCTCAGACGGTGCCCCCGACTTCCGCCTCTATGCCGGCGGGGCCGAACTCGGCGCTGCCTGGCGTCAGGAAAGCAAGGATGGCGAAACGCCCTACCTCGCCGTCAAACTCGACGACCCGAGCTTTGCCAGCCCCATGCGCGCGGCCTTCTTCGAGAACGAGAAAGACGGCACCGGCGTGATGGTGTGGAACCGGGCGAAGACGGTGTAA
- a CDS encoding DUF2274 domain-containing protein has translation MTLRLDKLPDRTPVRMSLSVDPDLASALSDYAEIYRQTYGAEEKPEALIPAMIESFLASDAGFKRARRALHSTASTET, from the coding sequence ATGACCCTTCGTCTCGACAAATTACCCGACCGCACGCCGGTGCGCATGAGCCTCTCGGTTGATCCCGACCTCGCCAGCGCGCTCAGCGACTATGCCGAAATCTACCGCCAGACCTACGGCGCGGAGGAAAAGCCCGAAGCGCTGATCCCGGCCATGATCGAGAGCTTCCTGGCGTCCGACGCCGGGTTCAAGCGGGCGCGACGCGCCCTTCATTCAACCGCCAGCACGGAGACCTAA
- a CDS encoding TrbI/VirB10 family protein: MASAIRPLSASRAMSAVRRWPRSSGARKMSEPIPFDEHAERLKIRSSPKPVTRINRKVLMVGAGIGVLALFAAMSIALKPPTAVDPDARRELYNTTNTRKPEGLSTLPTSYSDIAPVEDRIARLGPPLSGDLGATMLRAERELGIEPEYVTRFEDDFRPNPADEAERARRMREAALADEAARAPVFFRLDSQSGMASTTGARPAYRDPALDLGSELLALAALPQGAPSAFGQPADTNLQSRKLAFASEGSASDIYNPHGLQDPASPYQVMAGTLIPASLVTGINSDLPGTIVAQVTQPVYDTVTGQYLLIPQGSRLIGRYQSEVSFGQDRALVTWDRIIFPDGSSILISAPGADAQGFAGLSDRTDHHWDRVFVAAGLATILGVGAELGADGDGDLERAIRRGTTDTINQAGQRVVERNLGIQPTIRVRPGWPVRVVVTRDLILRPHPQGATR, translated from the coding sequence TTGGCGAGCGCAATCAGACCGTTGTCCGCATCTCGCGCAATGAGCGCCGTCCGCCGCTGGCCGCGATCTTCGGGGGCTAGGAAGATGTCCGAGCCCATTCCCTTCGACGAGCATGCCGAGCGGCTGAAGATCCGCTCCAGCCCGAAGCCGGTTACACGGATCAATCGCAAGGTCCTGATGGTCGGCGCAGGCATTGGCGTGCTCGCCCTGTTCGCCGCCATGAGCATTGCCCTGAAGCCGCCAACTGCGGTCGACCCCGATGCCCGCCGCGAGCTTTACAACACGACCAACACACGCAAGCCCGAAGGCCTCTCCACACTCCCGACAAGCTATAGCGACATCGCGCCGGTCGAAGACCGCATAGCACGCCTTGGCCCGCCGCTGTCGGGCGATCTCGGCGCGACCATGCTGCGCGCTGAACGCGAGCTTGGCATCGAGCCTGAATACGTGACCCGCTTCGAAGACGATTTCCGCCCGAACCCGGCTGACGAGGCCGAACGCGCCCGGCGCATGCGCGAGGCAGCGCTCGCCGATGAAGCCGCCCGCGCGCCGGTCTTCTTCCGGCTCGACTCTCAGAGCGGCATGGCAAGCACCACCGGGGCTCGCCCCGCTTATCGCGACCCAGCACTTGATCTCGGCTCGGAGCTTCTTGCACTCGCGGCCCTGCCGCAAGGCGCACCGTCAGCGTTCGGTCAGCCCGCCGATACCAATCTCCAAAGCCGCAAGCTCGCCTTTGCGAGCGAGGGTTCTGCCAGCGACATCTACAATCCGCATGGGCTGCAGGACCCGGCCTCGCCTTATCAGGTGATGGCGGGCACGCTGATCCCGGCCTCGCTGGTCACCGGCATCAACTCGGACCTGCCCGGCACAATCGTCGCGCAGGTGACGCAGCCCGTTTATGACACCGTGACCGGGCAGTATCTCCTGATCCCGCAAGGCTCACGCCTCATCGGACGCTACCAGTCCGAAGTCTCATTCGGGCAGGACCGGGCTCTGGTGACCTGGGACAGGATCATCTTCCCTGACGGGTCCTCCATCCTCATCTCTGCGCCCGGCGCGGACGCGCAGGGCTTTGCAGGCCTCTCAGACAGAACCGATCATCACTGGGATCGCGTGTTTGTCGCGGCCGGTCTTGCGACCATCCTCGGCGTCGGGGCCGAACTCGGCGCAGACGGAGACGGCGATCTCGAACGCGCCATCCGCCGCGGCACGACGGACACCATCAACCAAGCCGGTCAGCGCGTGGTTGAGCGCAACCTTGGCATCCAGCCGACCATCCGCGTGCGCCCCGGCTGGCCGGTGCGTGTGGTCGTCACCCGCGATCTCATCCTCAGACCCCATCCCCAAGGAGCCACACGATGA
- the trbG gene encoding P-type conjugative transfer protein TrbG, whose product MLRILLATSALALTTACATTELEPIDPAAFVAATPVEDRADYPVEIVETAVALPLPGQMMPIGARVTTNPDGSVTRTYTRTVSAPSVSPAEAIRQGRTSALIEPSVDGYVNAIQVYPYTEGALYRLYASPGQVSDIALQPGEELVSVSAGDTVRWVVGDTISGSGATARAHVLVKPISSGIRTNLMIATDRRTYHLELESTEGGYMAALSWRYPADELAGLTARNERAIARDAGSIERGLTLEGLNFDYRLSGDSPDWKPVRVFDDGRQVFIQMPEDIATTDMPPLFVLGADGDAELVNYRVRGNYYVVDRLFRAAELRLGERNQTVVRISRNERRPPLAAIFGG is encoded by the coding sequence ATGCTTCGTATTCTGCTTGCCACTTCGGCCCTCGCACTCACCACGGCCTGCGCCACGACGGAACTCGAACCGATTGATCCGGCGGCCTTTGTCGCGGCCACGCCCGTCGAGGACCGCGCCGACTATCCCGTCGAAATCGTCGAAACCGCCGTGGCACTTCCGCTGCCCGGCCAGATGATGCCAATCGGCGCGCGGGTCACCACCAATCCCGATGGCAGCGTCACGCGGACCTATACAAGGACCGTCAGCGCGCCCTCGGTTTCACCGGCAGAAGCGATAAGACAAGGCCGCACCAGCGCGCTGATCGAACCTTCGGTCGATGGATACGTCAACGCGATCCAAGTCTATCCTTATACCGAGGGCGCGCTCTACCGCCTCTATGCCAGTCCCGGTCAGGTCAGCGACATCGCGCTTCAGCCGGGCGAAGAGTTGGTGTCGGTCTCAGCGGGTGACACGGTCCGCTGGGTGGTCGGCGACACGATCTCAGGATCGGGCGCAACGGCCCGCGCCCATGTGCTGGTCAAGCCGATCTCATCCGGCATCCGCACAAACCTGATGATCGCCACCGACCGGCGCACCTATCACCTCGAACTGGAAAGTACCGAAGGCGGCTACATGGCCGCGCTCTCCTGGCGCTATCCGGCTGATGAACTCGCGGGCCTGACCGCCCGCAATGAACGCGCCATCGCACGCGACGCTGGCAGCATTGAACGCGGCCTTACCCTTGAAGGCCTCAACTTCGATTACCGGCTCTCCGGCGACAGCCCCGACTGGAAGCCGGTGCGGGTCTTCGATGATGGCCGTCAGGTGTTCATCCAGATGCCGGAGGACATTGCCACCACGGACATGCCGCCGCTCTTTGTTCTGGGCGCGGATGGCGACGCGGAACTCGTCAACTATCGCGTGCGCGGCAATTATTATGTCGTCGACCGGCTGTTCCGCGCGGCCGAGCTGCGCCTTGGCGAGCGCAATCAGACCGTTGTCCGCATCTCGCGCAATGAGCGCCGTCCGCCGCTGGCCGCGATCTTCGGGGGCTAG
- the trbF gene encoding conjugal transfer protein TrbF translates to MAFRRSSSSYGPSPFPETPYQKAGQVWDERIGSARVQAKNWRLMAIGCLGLCFVTSGALVWRSMQSTVTPYVVEVDETGAARAVAPATERYTPTDAQIAHHLANFIEHVRGLSVDPVVVRENWLRAYDFVTDRAATTLNEYASANDPFADVGRKSRTVDVVSVVRVSDDSFQARWIEKTYENGALVRAQRFTGNFTLITQPPTDAETLRANPLGLYVHALNWGQDLVTGE, encoded by the coding sequence ATGGCTTTCAGGCGATCTTCCTCCAGCTATGGGCCAAGCCCGTTCCCCGAAACGCCTTATCAGAAGGCCGGACAGGTATGGGACGAAAGAATTGGTTCCGCCCGCGTGCAGGCGAAAAACTGGCGGCTCATGGCGATCGGCTGTCTCGGGCTTTGCTTCGTCACCTCCGGCGCGCTGGTCTGGCGCTCGATGCAGTCCACCGTCACGCCCTATGTCGTGGAAGTCGATGAGACCGGCGCGGCCCGCGCCGTTGCTCCGGCGACGGAACGCTATACGCCGACCGATGCCCAGATCGCCCATCACCTTGCCAACTTCATTGAACATGTCCGGGGCCTTTCCGTCGATCCTGTCGTCGTGCGCGAGAACTGGCTGCGTGCCTATGACTTCGTGACTGACCGCGCCGCCACCACGCTCAACGAATACGCCTCGGCCAATGATCCCTTCGCCGATGTCGGCCGCAAGTCCCGCACCGTGGATGTGGTCAGCGTGGTGCGCGTCTCGGACGACAGCTTCCAGGCCCGCTGGATCGAGAAGACCTATGAGAATGGCGCGCTGGTCCGTGCCCAAAGGTTCACCGGCAATTTCACTCTCATCACCCAGCCGCCGACGGACGCAGAGACCCTGCGCGCCAATCCGCTCGGCCTTTATGTCCATGCCCTGAACTGGGGTCAGGACCTTGTCACAGGAGAATGA
- the trbL gene encoding P-type conjugative transfer protein TrbL encodes MDVIDTFLATFIAYIDSGFGLLAGDVAYLSTTLIAIDITLAGLFWALSQNTDVIAGLLKKVLYVGFFAFVIGNFSLLAGIVFDSFAELGVTAGGGTMTADDLLRPGFIASVGLDAGQPLLEEIGDMLGPISFFHNFIMIAVMFIAWAIIMVAFFVLAVQLFITILEFKLTTLAGFVLVPFALWNKTTFLAERVLGNVITSGIKLMVLAVIIGIGSTLFSSVTDAFRTGDDVTLAQVMGTVLAAIVFFWMGIFAPGIASGLITGAPQLSAGSAAGAAAGVAAGTYVAGMGGRAAVGAVAGGASSAVKAGASMAGAARTSYTLGSVASGASGAAGVAAGLAGVARAGGDAMRRAASRPAQSMREAYQRGSQGAWRATGGSPTASMQNPASASSSAQSPGWARRMQTSQRMGQAGQMAAHSIRDGDRGASGANPTLKDKDD; translated from the coding sequence ATGGACGTGATCGACACCTTCCTCGCGACCTTTATCGCTTACATAGACAGCGGGTTCGGCCTGCTGGCGGGCGATGTCGCTTACCTGTCGACCACGCTCATCGCCATCGACATCACCCTGGCGGGCCTGTTCTGGGCGCTGTCTCAGAACACCGACGTCATCGCGGGGCTCCTCAAAAAGGTGCTCTATGTCGGTTTCTTCGCCTTCGTGATCGGCAACTTTTCGCTCCTTGCAGGCATCGTCTTCGACAGTTTCGCCGAACTCGGCGTGACCGCAGGCGGCGGCACGATGACCGCCGATGATCTCCTGCGCCCCGGCTTCATCGCCAGTGTCGGCCTCGATGCCGGTCAGCCGCTTCTGGAAGAGATCGGCGACATGCTGGGGCCAATCTCTTTCTTCCATAACTTCATCATGATCGCGGTGATGTTCATCGCCTGGGCCATCATCATGGTCGCCTTCTTCGTGCTCGCCGTGCAGCTCTTCATCACGATCCTGGAGTTCAAGCTGACGACGCTGGCCGGGTTCGTGCTCGTGCCGTTCGCGCTCTGGAACAAGACGACGTTTCTGGCTGAACGCGTGCTCGGCAATGTCATCACCTCCGGCATCAAGCTCATGGTGCTCGCCGTCATCATCGGTATCGGCTCGACGCTCTTCTCGTCTGTCACCGACGCATTCCGCACCGGCGATGATGTCACGCTCGCTCAGGTCATGGGCACGGTGCTGGCCGCGATTGTCTTCTTCTGGATGGGCATCTTTGCGCCCGGCATTGCCTCCGGCCTCATTACCGGCGCGCCGCAGCTTAGCGCAGGCTCCGCTGCAGGCGCGGCGGCCGGTGTCGCTGCCGGGACGTATGTCGCCGGGATGGGCGGGCGCGCCGCCGTCGGCGCTGTGGCAGGCGGTGCTTCAAGCGCCGTCAAGGCCGGTGCGAGCATGGCGGGCGCGGCGCGCACCTCCTATACGCTGGGCTCTGTCGCCTCCGGCGCATCCGGCGCGGCGGGTGTCGCCGCAGGCCTTGCCGGTGTCGCCCGCGCTGGCGGGGACGCCATGCGCCGCGCAGCAAGCCGTCCCGCCCAGTCCATGCGTGAGGCCTACCAGCGCGGCAGTCAAGGCGCCTGGCGCGCCACCGGCGGTTCGCCGACCGCATCCATGCAAAACCCTGCCTCCGCATCATCCTCTGCCCAAAGCCCCGGCTGGGCGCGGCGCATGCAGACCAGCCAGCGCATGGGACAGGCAGGGCAGATGGCCGCGCACTCGATCCGCGACGGTGATCGCGGCGCTTCGGGCGCGAACCCCACCCTCAAAGACAAGGACGATTAG
- the trbJ gene encoding P-type conjugative transfer protein TrbJ, translated as MKRILASALICAAPLSILIAPPASAQWTVYDPANHIQNIYQAIRSLQEVNQQIQQLTHEIEMLENMARDLEALPDSIADDILRRMRRIEELMREAEGIGYRVEEIEREYEEVYPEDYGAEPPRQAVLVEEARARWRQSRTAYRESLTVTAQVVSTARADSDSLDRLIADSQSAVGNLQVAQAGNQIEALQTEQLMQMEAMMAAHYRAEALERARQLAEAERGRARTRAFLGE; from the coding sequence ATGAAACGCATACTTGCCTCCGCTTTGATCTGCGCCGCGCCGCTCTCCATCCTCATCGCGCCGCCCGCTTCGGCCCAATGGACGGTGTATGACCCGGCCAATCACATCCAGAACATCTACCAGGCCATCCGCTCGCTTCAGGAGGTCAACCAGCAGATCCAGCAGCTCACCCATGAAATCGAAATGCTGGAAAACATGGCGCGCGATCTGGAAGCACTGCCGGATTCTATCGCTGACGACATCCTGCGCCGTATGCGCCGCATCGAGGAGCTGATGCGCGAGGCCGAAGGCATCGGCTACCGCGTCGAGGAAATCGAGCGCGAGTATGAAGAGGTCTACCCGGAAGACTATGGCGCCGAACCGCCGCGTCAGGCCGTCCTCGTCGAAGAGGCCCGCGCCCGCTGGCGTCAGTCCCGCACGGCTTACCGGGAAAGCCTCACCGTCACGGCGCAGGTCGTCTCAACCGCGCGCGCTGACAGTGACAGCCTCGACCGGCTGATCGCAGACAGCCAGTCCGCCGTCGGCAATCTCCAGGTCGCGCAGGCGGGCAATCAGATCGAGGCCCTGCAGACTGAGCAGCTGATGCAGATGGAAGCGATGATGGCGGCCCATTACCGCGCCGAGGCGCTGGAGCGCGCCCGCCAACTCGCCGAGGCCGAACGTGGCCGCGCCCGTACCCGGGCCTTTCTCGGAGAGTAG
- the trbE gene encoding conjugal transfer protein TrbE, giving the protein MLNLREYADAPTLLADYLPWACIVAPGVVLNKDGSFQTTFRYRGPDLESSTEEELVSVMARVNNVLRRFGSGWALFFEAQRHEVHDYPEAEFPDALTWLTDQERSLQAEEAGTRFESSYYLTLLWLPPADATGRAEKALIQRVETEDAATWRHRLETFQQHADRVFDLLATCLAEIAKLSDDETLTYLHSTISTKRHPVVTPELPVFLDAILADEPFAGGLEPMIGEAHLRTLTILGFPATTLPGILDELNRQGFAYRWATRFIAMDKAEAEKVLGKKRRHWFAKRKSIGAVLRETMFNEQAALVDNDADNKAADADAALQELGSDLVSYGYVTTTITVADPDRRTVDEHIRIAERIVNGRGFTAIRETLNAVDAWLGSLPGHPYANVRQPILHTLNLAHMVPLSAVWAGEDTNRHHNAPALIQAQTDGTTPFRLNLHIGDVGHTLVVGPTGAGKSVLLSLLALQWKRYEGAQVFLFDKGRSARAATLCMGGAHIDLGGARAPSLQPLKDIDTEHGASFAADWLAGLCTNEGVAMTPDLKAKLWEAIQSLSSAPEPERTLTGLSLMLQDDTLKSALHPFTLEGPHGRLLDADHESLALADTVCFEMEELMHAKGAVAPVITYLFHRLEARFDGRPTLLILDEAWLFLDDPMFAARIREWLKTLRKKNVSVVFATQSLADIANSTIAPALVESCPTRIFLPNERAQEPQSRETYQRFGLNARQIELISRATPKRDYYYQSPLGARVFDLGLGPIALSVCGASSPEDQARMDRIWAETEGDGFSACWLIEKGLPWAAELLTRWPGHAPEPEAHAPFNPSHILAAE; this is encoded by the coding sequence ATGCTGAACCTCAGAGAATATGCCGACGCGCCGACGCTTCTGGCCGACTATCTGCCCTGGGCCTGCATCGTGGCGCCGGGCGTTGTCCTCAACAAGGATGGCAGCTTCCAGACGACGTTCCGCTATCGCGGCCCTGACCTCGAAAGTTCGACGGAAGAAGAACTCGTCTCCGTCATGGCGCGGGTCAATAATGTGCTGCGCCGGTTCGGCTCGGGCTGGGCCCTCTTCTTCGAAGCCCAGCGCCATGAAGTGCATGACTATCCGGAGGCGGAGTTTCCCGATGCGCTGACCTGGCTCACCGATCAGGAACGGTCATTACAGGCGGAAGAAGCCGGAACCCGGTTTGAGAGTTCGTATTATCTGACCCTGCTCTGGCTGCCGCCCGCCGATGCCACCGGCCGCGCCGAGAAGGCCCTGATCCAGCGTGTCGAAACGGAAGACGCCGCGACCTGGCGGCATAGGCTTGAGACCTTCCAGCAGCACGCTGACCGCGTCTTTGATCTGTTGGCCACCTGCCTCGCCGAGATTGCGAAGCTCTCTGACGACGAGACGCTGACTTATCTGCACTCGACGATCTCAACCAAGCGCCACCCGGTCGTGACGCCGGAACTGCCGGTCTTCCTCGACGCCATTCTCGCCGATGAGCCCTTCGCGGGCGGGCTCGAACCGATGATTGGTGAGGCGCATTTGCGCACGCTGACCATTCTCGGCTTTCCGGCCACGACCCTGCCGGGCATTCTCGACGAGCTGAACCGTCAAGGCTTTGCCTATCGTTGGGCGACCCGGTTCATCGCGATGGACAAGGCCGAAGCCGAGAAAGTCCTCGGCAAGAAACGCCGCCACTGGTTCGCCAAGCGCAAATCCATCGGCGCGGTGCTGCGTGAGACCATGTTCAATGAGCAGGCGGCGCTCGTCGACAATGACGCTGACAATAAGGCCGCTGACGCCGATGCGGCGCTGCAGGAACTGGGCAGTGATCTCGTTTCCTACGGCTATGTCACGACCACCATCACCGTTGCTGACCCCGACCGCCGCACGGTGGACGAACATATCCGAATTGCCGAGCGCATCGTGAATGGCCGCGGTTTCACCGCGATCAGGGAAACACTGAACGCGGTCGATGCCTGGCTCGGCTCATTGCCCGGTCATCCTTATGCCAATGTCCGCCAGCCCATTCTGCACACGCTGAACCTTGCCCATATGGTGCCGCTCTCGGCCGTCTGGGCGGGCGAAGACACCAATCGTCACCACAACGCCCCGGCGCTCATTCAGGCGCAGACCGATGGCACGACACCGTTCCGCCTGAACCTGCATATTGGCGATGTCGGCCATACGCTGGTCGTCGGCCCGACCGGCGCGGGCAAGTCTGTTCTGCTCTCGCTCTTAGCCCTGCAATGGAAGCGCTATGAGGGGGCGCAGGTCTTCCTGTTCGACAAGGGCCGCTCGGCCCGCGCCGCGACGCTCTGCATGGGCGGTGCACATATCGATCTCGGCGGTGCCCGCGCGCCAAGTCTCCAGCCGCTGAAAGATATCGACACCGAACATGGCGCAAGCTTTGCCGCCGACTGGCTCGCGGGTCTTTGCACCAATGAAGGCGTCGCGATGACGCCGGACCTCAAGGCAAAGCTCTGGGAAGCGATCCAGTCTCTCAGCTCAGCGCCTGAACCCGAACGCACGCTGACAGGCCTCAGCCTGATGCTGCAGGACGACACGCTCAAATCCGCGCTGCATCCGTTCACGCTGGAAGGTCCGCACGGACGGCTCCTCGATGCCGACCATGAAAGCCTCGCGCTCGCCGACACAGTCTGCTTCGAGATGGAAGAGCTGATGCATGCGAAAGGCGCCGTGGCGCCTGTGATCACCTATCTCTTCCACCGGCTGGAAGCGCGGTTTGATGGCAGGCCAACACTGCTCATCCTCGATGAAGCCTGGCTCTTCCTCGATGATCCCATGTTTGCCGCGCGCATCCGTGAATGGCTGAAGACCCTTCGCAAGAAGAACGTGTCCGTCGTGTTCGCGACGCAAAGCCTTGCCGACATTGCGAACAGCACCATCGCGCCAGCCCTCGTCGAATCCTGCCCCACGCGCATCTTCCTGCCGAACGAGCGCGCGCAGGAACCACAATCCCGCGAGACCTATCAGCGGTTCGGCCTCAACGCGCGCCAGATCGAACTGATCAGCAGGGCCACACCGAAGCGCGACTATTACTACCAGTCGCCCCTCGGGGCCCGTGTCTTCGATCTTGGCCTCGGGCCGATTGCATTGTCCGTCTGCGGCGCGTCATCGCCCGAAGACCAGGCCCGCATGGATCGCATCTGGGCCGAGACGGAAGGCGACGGCTTTTCCGCCTGCTGGCTGATCGAAAAGGGCCTGCCCTGGGCAGCCGAGCTTCTCACCCGCTGGCCCGGCCATGCGCCGGAGCCTGAGGCGCACGCGCCCTTCAATCCCTCCCACATCCTCGCCGCCGAATAG